One Rosa chinensis cultivar Old Blush chromosome 3, RchiOBHm-V2, whole genome shotgun sequence DNA window includes the following coding sequences:
- the LOC112195439 gene encoding mitogen-activated protein kinase kinase kinase ANP1 — translation MQDIFGSVRRSLVFRPPPPDTDDSPVTLVDKITSSIRKSRVFSKPSPPPPPKDAAPPPIRWRKGELIGCGAFGRVYMGMNLGSGELLAVKQVLIAVNSASKEKAQAHIKELEEEVKLLKNLSHPNIVRYLGTVREEETLNILLEFVPGGSISSLLGKFGSFPEAVMRTYTKQLLLGLEYLHKNGIMHRDIKGANILVDNKGCIKLADFGASKQVVELATISGAKSMKGTPYWMAPEVIRQTGHSFSADIWSVGCTVIEMATGKPPWSEQYQEVAALFHIGTTKSHPPIPEHISFEAKDFLLKCLQKEPNLRPTASELLQHPFVTGQPVDSHPVLRPSIMEDSEIPAPSYSSNLQTFEMSTCRDSSDMCNMGSLHCSIINPDKVLESTHIWGRDSDDDMCQIDDKDDMVGEVNLNSSYMPDELKSFNPMCEPTDEMRCQLHGSSETEQNGMDLDTSHQTDFPAGCSGAMGAGEKDFSFPCGPSLSEDDDELTESKITAFLDEKALELKKLQTPLYEEFYNSMNVVCSPSFMDSSPDETTSKYLKLPPKSRSPKRSPIGTPSAVADALSTVSPGSSGRRVSNIGNASDQNSKDMSSPPHTDWKGLGVDAQQEPGSPSMSFSERQRKWKEELDQELERKREMMRQAGVGKTSSPKDRALNRQRERTRFASPGK, via the exons ATGCAAGACATTTTCGGATCAGTTCGCCGATCACTCGTCTTCCGACCTCCGCCGCCGGACACCGACGACTCCCCGGTAACCCTAGTCGACAAGATCACCTCCTCTATTCGAAAATCCAGAGTCTTCTCCAAACCCTCGCCTCCGCCGCCGCCCAAGGACGCCGCGCCGCCTCCGATCCGATGGCGAAAAGGAGAGTTGATCGGCTGCGGCGCCTTTGGCCGCGTCTACATGGGCATGAATCTCGGCTCCGGCGAGCTTCTCGCTGTGAAACAG GTTCTTATCGCAGTAAATAGTGCTTCCAAGGAGAAAGCTCAG GCTCACATCAAGGAGCTTGAGGAAGAAGTGAAGCTTCTAAAGAATCTGTCTCATCCAAACATTGTT AGGTATTTGGGTACAGTGAGGGAGGAGGAAACCTTGAACATTCTGTTGGAGTTTGTCCCTGGTGGATCTATATCATCACTTTTGGGGAAATTTGGATCTTTCCCTGAGGCT GTAATGAGAACATACACCAAGCAGCTGTTGTTGGGACTAGAATATTTACACAAAAATGGGATAATGCACAGGGACATTAAG GGAGCAAATATCCTTGTTGACAATAAAGGATGCATTAAGCTTGCAGATTTTGGTGCATCGAAACAGGTCGTGGAGCTG GCAACCATCTCTGGGGCTAAGTCTATGAAGGGCACACCATACTGGATGGCTCCTGAAGTTATTCGTCAGACTGGTCATAGCTT CTCTGCTGATATATGGAGCGTTGGATGTACTGTGATCGAGATGGCCACCGGAAAGCCTCCTTGGAGCGAACAGTACCAAGAG GTTGCTGCTCTCTTCCATATAGGGACAACGAAGTCTCATCCACCAATCCCTGAGCATATTTCCTTTGAGGCGAAagactttttgttaaaatgtctGCAAAA GGAGCCAAATTTGAGGCCGACGGCATCTGAGTTGCTTCAG CATCCATTTGTGACTGGGCAACCTGTGGACTCTCATCCTGTTTTGCGTCCTTCTATCATG GAAGATTCTGAGATCCCTGCTCCATCATATTCATCAAACCTACAGACCTT TGAGATGTCAACGTGCCGAGATTCATCTGATATGTGTAATATGGGTAGTTTGCACTGCTCAATCATAAATCCTGACAAGGTGTTGGAAAGTACACACATTTGGGGAAGAGACAGTGATGATGACATGTGTCAGATTGATGACAAAGATGACATGGTCGGTGAAGTAAACCTCAATTCTTCTTATATGCCCGACGAACTTAAG AGCTTTAACCCGATGTGCGAGCCCACTGATGAGATGAGGTGCCAACTTCATGGAAGTTCAGAAACCGAACAAAATGGGATGGATCTGGATACTAGCCACCAAACTGATTTTCCTGCTGGCTGCTCTGGAGCAATGGGTGCGGGTGAAAAAGATTTTTCATTTCCTTGTGGACCATCTCTTtcagaggatgatgatgaacttACTGAATCAAAAATTACTGCATTCTTGGATGAAAAG GCTCTAGAACTGAAAAAACTGCAAACACCTCTATACGAAGAGTTTTACAACAGCATGAATGTAGTGTGCTCTCCAAGTTTTATGGATAGCTCGCCTGATGAAACTACTTCAAAGTACTTGAAATTACCTCCCAAAAGCAGATCACCCAAACGGAGTCCAATTGGCACTCCATCTGCAGTAGCTGATGCACTTAGTACTGTAAGCCCTGGGAGTAGTGGTAGGCGTGTATCAAATATTGGCAATGCAAGTGATCAAAATTCAAAGGACATGTCGTCACCTCCTCACACTGATTGGAAAGGGCTTGGAGTTGATGCTCAGCAAGAGCCAGGAAGCCCAAG TATGAGCTTCTCTGAGAGACAAAGGAAGTGGAAAGAAGAGCTTGATCAAGAGCTAGAGAGAAAGCGAG AGATGATGCGCCAAGCAGGTGTAGGGAAAACATCATCGCCAAAGGATCGAGCTTTAAATAGGCAGAGAGAGCGGACAAGGTTTGCATCTCCAGGCAAATGA
- the LOC112191558 gene encoding uncharacterized protein LOC112191558, protein MSMTTIGVAGNMGIPELRQILKERYRIANNMKSCSAEMKETKNSSLFGSLEYSLSQRLIDESKALMPELINILDKMNNDYHQKPTKATKQNSGVDLKLERAKKVKESRDYSFLLSETSEVPKISKASPPMSIPKADGNGIPKKSHDKASSLKPKKSGDDNNKSKVSSAKSESVSKDSVLVSGPESFKSRPRENMVTKSQVSSTKQTLNPKQAELCNTKVMPKKEGPCLKKKMIKKRRVEEDLGDDGNVDFSSLIQDIMGRRGKRRYRDYGDDGDDRAMVSGFNDILKEERRSAEIARKEDAIEALRLEQEAKEERLTKEKKQKLKN, encoded by the coding sequence ATGTCGATGACGACGATTGGTGTTGCAGGTAACATGGGTATTCCTGAACTCCGGCAAATTCTGAAAGAGCGATACAGAATTGCTAATAACATGAAAAGCTGCTCGGCTGAGATGAAAGAGACCAAGAACTCATCCTTGTTTGGATCCTTGGAGTACTCTCTCTCACAAAGACTGATCGACGAGAGTAAAGCTCTTATGCCGGAGCTGATCAATATTCTGGATAAGATGAACAACGATTAtcatcaaaagcccacaaaagcAACAAAGCAAAATTCCGGTGTGGATTTGAAGCTTGAGCGAGCTAAGAAGGTGAAGGAATCGCGTGATTACTCTTTCTTGTTATCAGAGACTTCAGAAGTTCCGAAGATTTCAAAAGCGTCACCACCAATGTCCATTCCTAAAGCTGATGGTAATGGGATCCCAAAGAAGAGTCATGATAAGGCGTCTTCTCTGAAACCAAAGAAGAGTGGTGATGATAACAACAAGTCCAAAGTCTCCTCGGCAAAGTCAGAGTCTGTTTCGAAAGATTCAGTTCTGGTTTCTGGTCCAGAGAGTTTTAAGTCTCGGCCTCGTGAGAACATGGTGACAAAGTCACAAGTTTCATCTACAAAGCAAACCTTGAACCCGAAACAAGCAGAGCTCTGTAACACAAAAGTGATGCCGAAAAAGGAAGGTCCTTGCCTGAAGAAAAAAATGATCAAGAAACGCCGAGTCGAAGAGGATTTGGGGGATGATGGCAATGTAGACTTTTCTTCACTAATCCAAGATATTATGGGGAGAAGAGGAAAGCGGCGATACAGGGATTATGGAGACGACGGCGATGATCGTGCTATGGTGTCTGGCTTTAATGATATTCTGAAAGAAGAGAGGAGGAGTGCAGAGATTGCGAGGAAGGAGGATGCAATAGAGGCTCTAAGGCTTGAGCAAGAAGCCAAAGAAGAGAGgttgaccaaagaaaagaagCAGAAGTTGAAGAATTAG
- the LOC112194066 gene encoding probable microtubule-binding protein TANGLED, with translation MVAKTPPKQRKMVAPLNPALLRETVKKVDRCVARLQELQYTVTGGTKVISGVSLSPRSTRVYLRTSLRCKQESARIKGLTPRKSPVGKFPAGKSPAKSAGEWQRMSLPAMLLSETVGEILHSSQFAREIVASVPKKTTIEDPKTPMTQQKKQRPPPENTELRARRKKEKHNKSQSNRSEAGSPVLQRARSRINFKVSPPKKREIEKENTRYLANRVSPKNRPWAKKSVLFPNPLFSATDTSPQQKKFCRTRSPMIGRSTNNTKPQTQQIQTPHKFLIKSPASASKFQVKIKSPPLVSSLSPTKAKKSPKKSAVSKLRRSFSPSRLATRLVSLSPLKSRKSVQKSDGLIMPGLKQRPTSSMPLGVSARRN, from the exons ATGGTTGCTAAAACCCCACCAAAGCAGAGGAAGATGGTAGCCCCTCTCAATCCTGCTCTGCTTAGAGAAACAGTGAAGAAG GTGGATAGGTGTGTGGCTAGGTTGCAGGAGCTACAGTACACAGTGACAGGTGGGACGAAGGTGATCTCGGGAGTGAGTCTCAGCCCGAGAAGTACTAGAGTTTATCTGAGGACTAGTCTTAGATGCAAACAAGAATCTGCAAG GATTAAAGGTTTGACGCCGAGGAAATCTCCGGTGGGGAAGTTTCCGGCTGGGAAGTCTCCGGCAAAGTCAGCAG GGGAATGGCAGAGAATGTCACTGCCGGCAATGCTGCTCAGCGAGACAGTCGGAGAAATTCTTCATTCAAGTCAATTTGCAAGAGAAATAGTAGCATCAGTCCCCAAGAAAACCACCATAGAAGACCCCAAAACCCCAATGACCCAACAGAAAAAACAGAGACCACCCCCTGAAAACACAGAGCTCAGGGCCagaagaaagaaggagaagcaCAACAAATCTCAATCCAACCGATCAGAAGCTGGCTCACCGGTGCTCCAACGAGCCCGGTCCCGAATTAACTTCAAGGTTTCGCCTCCtaagaagagagagatagagaaagaaAATACCAGATACTTAGCAAACAGAGTGTCTCCCAAAAACAGACCATGGGCTAAAAAGAGTGTATTGTTTCCCAACCCTTTGTTTTCGGCCACAGATACTTCACCTCAGCAAAAGAAGTTTTGTAGAACAAGGTCACCAATGATTGGAAGAAGTACTAACAATACTAAACCTCAGACTCAGCAGATTCAGACTCCACACAAGTTCTTGATCAAGTCTCCAGCTTCGGCTTCAAAGTTCCAGGTCAAGATTAAGAGCCCTCCATTGGTTTCTTCTCTTTCGCCAACTAAGGCCAAGAAGTCTCCGAAGAAATCTGCTGTCTCGAAACTGCGGCGGTCATTTTCTCCGTCGAGATTGGCTACTAGATTGGTGTCTCTGTCTCCATTGAAGAGCAGGAAGAGTGTGCAGAAGAGTGACGGACTAATAATGCCGGGTTTGAAACAGCGTCCAACTTCCTCAATGCCACTGGGGGTTTCAGCTCGGAGGAATTAA